The genomic region TCATACGCGATCCCGACCTGTGTTCAACCATGTAGTCGTATTCTTGTAGATACATAGCCCACCACATAACCCTATCTGGGACATCTCTCTTCTTGATCGTCATGGCGAAAGCGTTGCAATCGCTAACTATCATGAACTTCGTATTTTTAAGGTATATGTACGTTCCATTTCTGCAATGCCTTAACCACTGCTAAAACCTCTAGCTCGAATGCGCTATACTTCTCTTCCGCCACTGTAGGTTTGAGGCTCATATATTCGACAGGGTGAAGCAATCGATCTTCTGAATCCCTTTGCAACAAGACCGCTCCAAAACCCTATTTAGAAGCGTCTGCGTGTACCTCCGTTTCCGCAGAAGGGTCAAAAAGTGTTAATGCCGGTGCGTTAATCAATGCTTTTTTCAATTCTTCTACAGCTAATAACTGGTCTACGCCTATTTTAAAAGCTTCATCCATCCTGAGTAAGTCTGAGAGTGGTTTGGCTGTTATGGAATAGTCTCGTATAAAACGCCTAAAAAACGATGTTAATCCTAAAAACCTCTGTATTTCCTTTTTACTTGTCGGTATAGGAAAGTTTCGCACGGCCCTAGTTTTCTCTACTGACGGTAAAATTTGACCGTTCTCCAGGATGTaccccaaaaaattaatttgcttcTTTATGAACTGACATTTCTCCCACTTTATCTGTAACCCATGTTCGCTAGCCTTTCTCAGTACTCTACGTAGTTTTTCCAACGATTCGTTCTCATCCTTGGCGGGAATAACGAAGTCGTCCATGTATATGATAATCGTATCATCTTTGAGCATCTCCTGGAAAACTGCTCGAATAAACCTGCAAAACACTGCCGGTGAGTTGGTAATACCAAATGGTACGAAACAGAATTCAAATTGGCCGCTGTGGGTGACAAACGAAGTATACTTTCGCGAGTCAGGTTCGACTGGTACGTGATAAAACCCATTTTTTAGGTCGAGGGTTATGAAAACTTTCGCGCCCTGCAACTTATCTAACACTTCGTCTACAAGGGCCATCGGGAAGTTGTCCCTAACAATTTTCTCGTTAATCTTTCGAAAATCGCAACAAAACCGCTTCGTCCCATCTTTTTTCTTCGTCAGTACCACAGGTGATGCATATTCCGAAGTGCTGTATTGTATAATCCCCTCTTCTAGCATGGCTTGCACCTGTTGATCTATGTAACGCTGGTCTTCAACTGACGTTCGACGTGGACGCTGCCACACGGGCCTATCATCCGATAGAATAAGCTTCATCTGCACCGGTGCGCTTGACGGCTTTCCGGGCCTGTAGGTAGTAACTAGGCGCTCTACTTCCTTGGCAATACTTTCATCCCCCCCNNNNNNNNNNNNNNNNNNNNNNNNNNNNNNNNNNNNNNNNNNNNNNNNNNNNNNNNNNNNNNNNNNNNNNNNNNNNNNNNNNNNNNNNNNNNNNNNNNNNCAGCGAACTTCAATGCACCGCAATGGTTGCACACAACTTCCATTGGGTGAATTTTAACGGAAGGATGCGAGCTGTAATCAATTCTGCAATCGTAATGAAACGCTACTCGATCCAAATCAACACTTGAAGCACTTCTTCTTATGCGTTGATTTAGATTATCACGTTGTTGAGTTGTTTCATTTGCCCGACGATTTCTCATTGTTAACTTAGCCGTTTCACTTTCCGCCTGTCTTTCTTCTTGGGTTTGTGATGCACGAGTCAGGCGATTTCTTGTTCATCGGTCGTCAATTGATAGGCAATATTCCGAACTCTATTTGCATTTCGCGTTCGATGTGAAAGATTAGATCTTTTGGCTCGTGGCATTCTGAATTGCACTGAGAAATGAAGACACAAAACATGTACTCAAATGTCATAACCTCACAAAATAAACATCTTTCTTGGCAACTTACCATTTGAAAATAGAATTCCACACCAATATGATCAATCAGAATGAAATGAACAGCGAACTCGAAttgattttcaaattattccacctaaaaattaattgaacaacCCGAAATTAACGTTTGGGTTGATTATCGATGAGCACGCAATAACAAAGACCATAACCATTTACAATGAGCATTTCATCAAACTGAACTCACCTCTATGAAATCACTTTTCGCTTGCAATTTTCACAATAGCCGTGAACATAAAATTACCAATAAAACACGGCTAATATATCGTTTCAAAACAATGTATTAAATCAAATTGAATTACAATAACTAACGAAAGCCGATAAAAGCTTAAGAAAATGCCGATATTTATGTTACTAAACTCAAGTCACATATGTCATTGCATCTTGCGTGGGTTGCCAACTGTGCATATGCATGCAGCTGTCAAAAGTTGATGCACACAACGCCATCTACTGGCAAtacagcatttaaaatcatgttcgtttttatttcctttttaaaatcgtatttgaaaatttattttcttcataattttttttcggaaaattttccagaattgtCTTCAGTATTATGcttgtttgggcggagacctgtTCGAATTGGTGGTCATCACCGAAATCGGTTcaggcgttctccagttataagcgtagtaactaacgtcactttcttttatatatatagatatataataatttcatatattcctAGGCGTACAAACACGGAAAGGACAACTCAGGAGCAGCTGCAACATTATATAATGTTTTGCAAGCAGCATCCTGAGTTGCAACGGGGGAACCTAACTCCGCCCAACCCTCAAGGGCTGCAAATACTTTGGTCGGAgttagcagataatttaaatgcCTTAAGAGGTCCAACTCGGTCGGCAGCCAAGTGGAGGGAGGTAAGTTCATAAATGCTTGTGTATGTTTcacattattaaaatatgtttccatAGTCGTTAATGCATTGGAAACATCAGTTGCGATCGCGAGCGCGCAAACTGAAGGCACATGCGCAAGCGACTGGTGGAGGCTCTCCGATAAATGGAATAACTGAGTTCGAGGAGCAAGCGATTACAACTTTTGGGGCAGCAGCGGTGGATGGATTGCCGGGTGTTGCGACTTTGGGTCACCaggtaatattttaatttaatatttgtcgaactatatattttattattacatgaGGCAATAATTGGTCCGTTTTATACTTACAGGTTTTGCCGCCATTGTATTTAAATTCAGCTGCTCAAGCTCCAGCTTCCTCGCCAACACCAACAGTCACATCGCCTGCTCCAGCTTTTCCTGCTCTgtctataaatttttcttcctcACCATCACCTCATTTTTCTTTCTCACCATCACCTCCAGATTTGTCCTCTTCTTCCTTATCTCCTCCCATCTTACCTTCTCCTATGCCATCACCTACTTTCATCCCTTCTGAAGGTAAATTGACTGCAGCGAAGATACTGGGAGCAGTGCTTGAAAATAATAGAGGAGCGTAAAAAGTGAGAGGAGGAGGCCATTTCTCTACAAAAGAAAATTGTAGAGCAAAATGTGCAAATTACAGGGGTGGCCGTTGCTCTGCAAAAGAAAATTGTAGAGCAAAACGAGCAGATGACGGGGTGCTGACCCAAATGACACAAGCACCTCGATGCCAGAGGTTACGGCTAAATTGTGTgaacaattaaacaaataaaaataaaataaaatggattATTTAAACATGTGTAGATGCCTTTTTATTCTTACTTAGAGGAAGTAAAATATACAGAGATTAAAATGTACAGAAACAGTGAGTaacttacatataagtatatacttatatttaggtacataACGCCActggaaatatatacatacatatgtatattataaagacATGATGTAACGTTCTCTTACTCTAGCACCCTACCTAAAATTGGggttttcgaaaacaatttcgGTGTCTTGTGATTCTTCTAAAACTTCTTCGAAGCCAAGGTCTGCAGCCACATCTTGCTTCAGTAAAATGTTGTGAATTGTACACGCGTAAATAATCAAAGACGCTTTTTTAGGGCTGTAATGAAGAATGCGGTGTTTTGAGAGGCACCGGCATCGTGACTTCAAAACACCAAAGGCTCTCTCAATGGTATTACGTGCTTTGGCGGACCGGAAATAAgagttattttacaatttttaataaaaaaaatcatacataAAGGAACATCGTAGAAAAGTTTTCATTACACCATCATGATTTTTAGGTGAACTATATGCGAAATATtgtatgatttttaaattttgatttttatatatttagatcaaaaataaaagttatttttgatttttatttttttagatcaaaaataaaagttatttttaatttttttttcgatcaaaaaataagtattatttatgatttttatatttttaaatcagcaataaaaatcaattcaaaatttatgaCATAATATGTTTCTTAATCTCTGTTAAGctttaaagcaaaactaacaCACGCACTGGCTGTCTTTTTAGGAATTTTATACTCACCGCCCGGTTTTCGACATTCATTTATATTAACGTTACAATTTATAAagtcaaaatttataaattcgcCAAATTTTGTACTCTTTTATTTACAATGCATATTGCATATTACATGATAGCATTCAATCGCGAGGGAGAAGTTGTGATGAGCACTgcttatttataaaactgaaaaagtaaaagtttgATATAAGTTCGTAATGGGAAGAAAACGAAATGTTTTCatttgtgatttttatattattgaggGCTCCAATGGAGAATgtaaactttgtaaaaaaaaaattagtgcaCTCTGTTTAACTAATATGAAAAGACATTTACAAAAGGACCATAGTGATATATATGATGGCAAAAGGGCTAAAATAGAAAGCAGTGAAGCATgcaaaaacgataaaaaatttaaattaaccgTTGAAATGTCCGTGAATGAAGATGTTAATTCTTGCATCACTTTGTTAACTAAACAATCAGTGCCCTTGTCACATTTTGATAGTGAGCCATTtaatacattaataataataccaTCAATAATATTTGATGGTCTACATATTCCAAACATAAActcaagaaatattttacacCATTTGAAAGATCAGTGtgataacttaaaaaataatataataatttaacaaaaaataaaatactttgcaTAAAAATGGATACAGCTACTCGCCACGATCGGGCTATTTTGGGTGTAAATGTGCAAATAATCACATCCAataaacttgaaatattcaCACTAGCCATGCTTAAATTGAAGCAGAAACATACTGCGCAATATTTAACcactaaaattgaaaatgttttgaaaagtttcaataaaGATAAGGCGCAAGTTTATGCAGTAACCACTGATAACGGCAGGAATAAGGTGAAGCGGTGCAGCTGTTATCATTGCATAGTGATGACGAAGAAAGTGACAGTGAAATAGAAGACAATTAGGAAAGTATTGTGTGCAATGTAAgattcgaaaatattatttctattaaatgtGCTGCCCACACATTGCAGTTAGCTGTTAAAGACTTTTTagataacttaaaaacaaatgtagtgaaTAAGTCACggaattgtgtaaaatatttgagaacACCTGCATATCGGTAAGTTATTTCCTTAAATTTCGCATGTACAAAATGTGTTcttgttaaatttttcattctATTCCAGACATAGTATAAAAAGTAGCCAAACCCTCAAACTAATATTGGACATACCAACACGTTGGAGCTCCACTTATAATATGTTGAGGCGACTTCTACACTTAAAAGAATTTTGCTGTGAAAATTTGCCATTATCCGAGCAACTCCAAAGACATGAGTGGGCGGAACTAGAAAAAATTATGCAGGCTCTACAACCAGTAAATACTCTGACGCTGAAACtacaaaaatctaatttattgttcggagatttttataaaaattggatAGAGCTAATTTTTACTCTAAAAGACTTCAATACTGAGATGACCAGACAACTTCTGGATCACATCGAAAAAAGGCAAACAAAGTTGCTTGAATGTGACACTATGTATGCAGCCCTATTTTTAGACCCCAGATTTAAGCGTTTgttgttaaatgagaaaataaattcGGCCAAAactcatttgaaaaaaatggcgCTCCAGCTAGTAAACGTGGTGAGCTaagacaataaatttaaaataatttgtaataatttataatatatttttattgttttgtttgttatttttttaatgttttttatttgtattgtatttaaGCAAAACACTGAAACTCAGCGATTTTCCTGCTGAACACCACCTGTTGCAGAAGACTTATTTCTAATAGACGAAAGCTCCGTTGCAAGCTCTCAAGCTTTATTAGCTGACGGTTTAAAGTCAATGGAGATGAATTATTCGTCTTCGGAGGAAGATGACATTCCTACGTCAATAAATGACAGCCTCCGAAAAGCGTATTTTGAAATAGACAATTATAAAGAAAAACGTTTGGATGCTTCTGCTAATTTATTGGAATATTGGGAGAGCAAAAAATTTGCGTATCCATGGCTtcgaaaattagttttaattgttCGTTCTGTACCTGCCACTCAAGTCAGTGTAGAAAGGTCATTTTCTGAGGAACATTAAGAATCGATTATGATGGTAAAATTGAACACCTGAAAAAACCTCTTAACACTGGCTTGAATGGTAGCCAAAACTCCTCTCGCAGTAGTAACCATTACTTTTTTTggtctaaaaaaataaaaatcaaaaataacctAACGTTGTCAGGTTTTTGTGGCACTTAAGCGGGAGTGGCATTTAAAAGAAACCCGCTTAAGTGCCATATGGTACTTACGAAGATTTCGTTTATGAACTTTTCTAAAAAGCTGCatagatatatttttgattaaatcaattttattgattataatttacaaaaattaataaaaaaaagaacgaaaaagaaaacaatttaacaaaGAGACCTTTCTTGAAatcaaagcttttaaaattaaattattaattcaagTTTACATATGGGtaggtacatacattttatgtaCTTATCTACTTCTTTATATGTAATAAAGTAGTTTcgcttcaatttaaaaaaagaaatcagtaatttttttctgacgaagattttgaaatttctttttgagCACTTAAAGTTTCAGCAAAGGAAGGCGGGTCTGTTACGGCATCAACTGCAGACTCTTCTGATGATTCAACATCAGCCTCATTTAATACATCTTTTACTATTTCCTCATCAGTAAGAACATCAAAGCAATCAATGTCACTGTCGCACCCAACGTATTCATCAAAGTTATGTATTTCAATAGTGACATCTACTATTTCCTCGATAGGGGCGAACGAAATATCTTCTACTTGAAATCCGGCCTACAAAAcgaaattcaagaattttaaattaaatacatacctgcaatattttgcttttcataGTTCAAACATAATTATTAAGAGCTAAACTTTCTTTTTGAAAGCAATTTCTTATGGTATCGCTTTTAACAAGCCACCACGCccgtttaataaaattaagggcATCAAGTATTGAAATCGATgttataaattgtttaattgaTAAGCCGTTCTCTATGGCAAGTATTTGTTTTCGAAccattatttttctaaaataaactttaaagcAGTGTATTATCCCTTGGTCGAGAGGCTGCAACAGTGATGTCGTGTTTGgtggcaaaaatgtaatctttACATTCTCAACATTCAAACCATCAACTTTATGGCAGGCTGCGTTGTCAACTATTAATAACACCTTTCGCTTTTGCTTTCCCATTTCATTGTCAAATTCCTTCATTATCATTGACCACAAAGATCCAGTCATCCAAGCTTTGTTCTGGGAATAGTACGGCAGCGGCACAACTTTTCCCTTAAAACACCTCGGGTTTTTCGACTTTCCAAttgcaaaaacttttttgaaggTTCCATCtgaattacataaaaataacagAGTCAGGCGGGCCTTTTGTGCCTTACCGCCCACCGCCTTGTCTCCTCCTTTACACAACGTTCCGCTTGGAAGAGCCTTGTAAAAAAGACCGCTTTCATCCGCATTAAATCCGCCTGGCGCGTAGTCCTTTATTAAGGTATTTAAAACTTCATTGCGGTAGTTTTCCGCCGCCGTAGTATCAGCATCTGCTGCCTcgccttgaatttttttaaatttaatattttctcgtCGCTGCCAACGCCACATCCAACCAGCAGTTGGCTCAAAGTTTCCTCTACTTCCTCTACTTTATCGCATGTACCAAAACGCAATCGTTTGCGTTTTAGATTAGTTTTCGAGGCAGCCGCCTCAATTTCTTCGCGCTTCCTCCTTATTCGATGGATGGTTGAAATGTCCACCTTGAACTTTTTTGCCACATCAGCCTTCGGCTTTCCTTCGTGTTCAATCAAATTTATTGCTTCCAACTTTTGTTTTAAGACTTTAAGGGTATTTAACCCTTTCGTCCCTGAATACCAATTTCGTGTATGTAATCAAAATACTAGGTTAGAATAACTATATTGCATCAACATATACcatttcttttgaaataatttaaaaaaaatgtttacggAACCCATGGGGGGAAGGGGGAGTGTTGGTACATATGGGTACCAGTAGGGTTTTTATCTGGTACAAATATGTACCAACAGGTAAGAAGAAGCTaacaactttttatatattttttagtgttaCTCATATATTTTGGAAATGTATTAGTTTATTTTGTATGATACAGCTTGAAACAATCTTTACACAACGGTACATTACATTCATCGCAAATCGTTTTGGTTCTTTTTTGGATTTTCATTACCGAACAACGAGTACAGCGTCTTCTAGTGGCACCTTCTATAGGGAGATGTAATGCTGATCCATAAAGTTTTCTTTTCTTCGAAATTGGACCTCTTTTTGGTAATGGTAACTCAGTAGTATTTTTTCCTTCGGCAATCAATTCCTCGGCAAGATTCACCACATATGTTAGATAAGGAACTTTCTCATTCTTACGCCTCAAGTCGTTGTAAATAATCCATGCGTTTGTTGTACACATCCCAAGGCAAGTATAAAACACTTTTTTCCACCACTTCGAGGACTTTCTGTCGTGATGGTAGAGACTTATGAATTGATCTGCGCGGTCAACTCCTCCCATTTTTTGCCGATAGAATGCAATTGCTTCCGGGCAGTCAATTTCCCCTGTTTGGCCCGTCTTAtccttttttgaaattttagttacATTAGGTTTATGACAATTACTCATTAATAAGACTTCCTTCGTATCTTGCCACTTCGTACACATAAATCCCGTGTCGGTGCATCTGAACTTCGATTCTCCTCGTCTGAGTTTTCCTGTTATTGATTGCACATTTTTGCGATTAGTCATGCAGGTGCCAACCGCCGCAAAATTGATAGTTTCCAGTGaatttacacatttatcaaaGCACAGAACAACGTCAGGAACTTTAATTGTTCCGACAAGTGTCTTAACAACTTTTTCTCCAAGAGTTAGTGCATCGCTACTTACTTCTGTACCTTTACCAACGTACACATTGAGATCATATGTATATCCAGAATCGGCATCACAACGAAGCCATAGTTTGATGCCTCGTTTGATTGGTTTCATGGGCATATACTGCTTTAGAGAAGAACGTCCCTTGAACTTAGTCATACTCTCATCAATGCTCTGAAATGGACTATCTTGACGACGTTTACTAAAGCTGTGTTTCAAACAGGAAATCAAGTCATTGACATAATATGATTTTGTGGCATCCGAAGGTTTATTTGGCTGGGAAAAGTAAAGCTTGGAAGTAAGGACCTTATATCTATCACGAGAAATACAGTTTTCTATTGTTCGATTTCCCATGGATTCTTTTTGACTCCAATAATGCTTTAGTCCGGGAAGCTTATTATATGACATGATGAGCATACATcc from Bactrocera tryoni isolate S06 chromosome 3, CSIRO_BtryS06_freeze2, whole genome shotgun sequence harbors:
- the LOC120772929 gene encoding uncharacterized protein LOC120772929, yielding MFCKQHPELQRGNLTPPNPQGLQILWSELADNLNALRGPTRSAAKWRESLMHWKHQLRSRARKLKAHAQATGGGSPINGITEFEEQAITTFGAAAVDGLPGVATLGHQVLPPLYLNSAAQAPASSPTPTVTSPAPAFPALSINFSSSPSPHFSFSPSPPDLSSSSLSPPILPSPMPSPTFIPSEGKLTAAKILGAVLENNRGA
- the LOC120770788 gene encoding jerky protein homolog-like — protein: MTGSLWSMIMKEFDNEMGKQKRKVLLIVDNAACHKVDGLNVENVKITFLPPNTTSLLQPLDQGIIHCFKVYFRKIMVRKQILAIENGLSIKQFITSISILDALNFIKRAWWLVKSDTIRNCFQKESLALNNYAGFQVEDISFAPIEEIVDVTIEIHNFDEYVGCDSDIDCFDVLTDEEIVKDVLNEADVESSEESAVDAKMTFLH